In one Shinella zoogloeoides genomic region, the following are encoded:
- a CDS encoding HIT family protein, translated as MTAYDTNNIFAKILRGEIPSHRVYEDEHTVAFMDVMPQANGHTLVIPKAPSRNILDADPQTLARLLPVVQKVAVAAKEAFEADGVTVIQFNEPAAGQTVYHLHFHVIPRIEGLPLKPHSGTMEDQGVLAANAEKLRKALAQ; from the coding sequence ATGACCGCCTATGACACAAACAACATCTTCGCGAAGATCCTGCGCGGCGAGATCCCCTCGCACCGCGTCTACGAGGACGAGCACACCGTCGCCTTCATGGATGTGATGCCGCAGGCGAACGGCCACACGCTCGTCATACCCAAGGCCCCCTCGCGCAACATCCTCGATGCCGATCCGCAAACCCTCGCCCGCCTGCTGCCGGTCGTGCAGAAGGTGGCGGTCGCGGCCAAGGAAGCCTTCGAGGCCGACGGCGTCACGGTCATCCAGTTCAACGAGCCGGCCGCCGGCCAGACCGTCTACCACCTGCATTTCCACGTCATCCCGCGCATCGAGGGCCTGCCGCTGAAGCCGCATTCCGGCACGATGGAAGACCAGGGCGTGCTGGCGGCAAATGCCGAGAAGCTCAGGAAGGCATTGGCCCAATGA
- a CDS encoding DUF3828 domain-containing protein: MSAFTRRTLLLGLAGIALAAALPAFPVFAAERPEAIVETIYAAYDNNGNGPQDVPYLPEIAEQLSGENHPGFDFFIDAQDFDKVSATVSLVSENDKGALVRAEVTNFGEKKTVEIDFVKTGGDWKIANVRYPVANGFDLRQSLGLSPL, encoded by the coding sequence ATGAGCGCCTTTACCCGCCGCACGCTCCTGCTCGGGCTCGCGGGCATCGCCCTCGCCGCCGCGCTGCCGGCTTTCCCCGTCTTCGCGGCGGAGCGCCCGGAAGCGATCGTCGAGACGATCTACGCCGCCTACGACAACAACGGCAACGGCCCGCAGGACGTGCCCTACCTCCCGGAGATCGCCGAGCAGCTTTCCGGCGAGAACCATCCCGGCTTCGATTTCTTCATCGACGCACAGGACTTCGACAAGGTCTCCGCCACCGTCTCGCTCGTTTCGGAGAACGACAAAGGTGCCCTCGTGCGTGCCGAGGTGACGAATTTCGGCGAGAAGAAGACGGTCGAGATCGATTTCGTGAAGACCGGCGGGGACTGGAAGATCGCCAATGTGCGCTATCCCGTCGCCAACGGCTTCGACCTGCGCCAGAGCCTCGGCCTTTCGCCGCTCTGA
- a CDS encoding AzlD domain-containing protein, with translation MSFDGLWPYIYIAIAGWLATDLWRWAGVLAGNRIDERSEILNWVRAVATALVAAVIAKMIFFPTGTLETSPLWLRLGAVVFGALCFFLGGRFRQILGIAAAIAFLAAGLALTGT, from the coding sequence ATGAGTTTCGACGGTCTCTGGCCCTATATCTACATCGCCATCGCCGGCTGGCTGGCGACCGATCTCTGGCGCTGGGCGGGTGTGCTCGCCGGCAACCGGATCGACGAGCGGTCCGAAATCCTCAACTGGGTGAGGGCGGTCGCGACGGCGCTGGTGGCCGCGGTGATCGCCAAGATGATCTTCTTCCCGACGGGCACGCTCGAAACCTCGCCGCTCTGGCTGCGGCTGGGCGCAGTGGTGTTCGGCGCGCTGTGTTTCTTCCTTGGCGGGCGCTTCCGGCAAATCCTCGGCATTGCCGCGGCCATCGCATTCCTGGCCGCGGGACTGGCGCTGACGGGAACCTGA
- a CDS encoding AzlC family ABC transporter permease, whose translation MTAAPDPHSQTHWFLQGMCGLFSLPAIILMLSFVGFAAFTAEAGVPVDQVMFMTGMVWALPAKVILVGSMLSGAHVATAFIAVTLSSVRMMPMVAALVPEIRTGRTPTWLLLLVSHFVAITAWVFAMERVRDVPRNGRVAFFAGFGMTLTLTNILLVGLVYGAVSEFPPIVSGCLFFLTPVYFLTSIWISARHRVIYWALGIGLALGWLFAVIAPEYDILLAGVLGGTLAWWGERMLRRKEGSR comes from the coding sequence ATGACCGCCGCGCCAGACCCCCATTCCCAGACGCATTGGTTTCTTCAAGGCATGTGCGGCCTTTTCAGCCTGCCGGCGATCATCCTGATGCTGTCCTTCGTGGGCTTTGCCGCCTTCACGGCGGAGGCGGGGGTGCCGGTCGACCAGGTGATGTTCATGACCGGCATGGTCTGGGCGCTGCCGGCCAAGGTGATCCTTGTCGGCTCGATGCTGTCGGGCGCGCATGTCGCGACGGCCTTCATCGCCGTGACGCTCTCTTCCGTGCGCATGATGCCGATGGTCGCGGCGCTGGTGCCGGAAATCCGCACTGGCCGCACGCCGACCTGGCTGCTGTTGCTTGTCTCCCATTTCGTCGCCATCACCGCCTGGGTCTTCGCCATGGAGCGGGTGCGGGACGTGCCGCGCAACGGGCGCGTCGCCTTCTTCGCCGGCTTCGGCATGACGCTGACCCTGACCAACATCCTGCTGGTCGGCCTTGTCTACGGTGCGGTCTCCGAGTTCCCGCCGATCGTCTCCGGCTGCCTGTTCTTCCTGACGCCGGTCTACTTCCTCACCTCGATCTGGATTTCCGCGCGCCATCGCGTGATCTACTGGGCGCTCGGAATCGGCCTTGCGCTCGGCTGGCTCTTTGCCGTGATCGCGCCGGAATACGACATCCTGCTTGCCGGCGTCCTGGGCGGCACGCTGGCCTGGTGGGGTGAACGCATGCTGCGCCGCAAGGAGGGCAGCCGATGA
- the clpA gene encoding ATP-dependent Clp protease ATP-binding subunit ClpA — protein MPTFSASLEKALHQALTYANERHHEYATLEHLLLALIDDGDAAAVMGACNVNLDVLRKTVTDYVDHDLANLVTGYEEDSKPTSGFQRVIQRAVIHVQSSGREEVTGANVLVAIFAERESHAAYFLQEQEMTRYDAVNFISHGIGKRPGSTEERKVRGAEDGENEPKQARNGNEQEEAAKKQDALTAYCVNLNEKARGGKIDPLIGRHAEVNRTIQVLCRRSKNNPLYVGDPGVGKTAIAEGLAKRIVEGKVPEALADATIFSLDMGTLLAGTRYRGDFEERLKQVVKELEDYPGAVLFIDEIHTVIGAGATSGGAMDASNLLKPALSSGAIRCIGSTTYKEYRQFFEKDRALVRRFQKIDVNEPTIDDTIEIMKGLKPYFEEYHKLRYSNEAIKSAVELSARYINDRKLPDKAIDVIDETGAAQMLLPAGKRRKLITEKEIEATVATMARIPPKTVSKDDEQVLSNLEKELRSVVYGQDLAIEALASAIKLARAGLREPNKPIGSYLFSGPTGVGKTEVAKQLASSLGVELLRFDMSEYMERHTVSRLLGAPPGYVGFDQGGLLTDGVDQHPHCVLLLDEIEKAHPDLYNILLQVMDHGSLTDHNGKKIDFRNVILIMTTNAGASDMAKAAIGFGSSKREGEDMEAINRLFTPEFRNRLDAIIPFGSLPTPVIHQVVQKFVMQLETQLAERNVTFDLQQDAIAWLAEKGYDEKMGARPLARVIQENIKKKLADEILFGKLKKGGVVRVSVGPKEDGSKGLILDAVPETAPIKPKAEIAERPAKQAKPRKAKETVAAEAAPAKAKSSKKAAEAKTEEPKDEPTRKSGTVPKVPRKK, from the coding sequence GTGCCAACATTTTCTGCAAGCCTTGAAAAGGCCCTCCATCAGGCACTGACCTACGCGAACGAGCGCCACCACGAATATGCGACGCTCGAGCACCTCCTGCTCGCCCTGATCGACGACGGCGATGCGGCCGCCGTGATGGGCGCCTGCAACGTCAATCTCGACGTGCTGCGCAAGACCGTCACCGACTATGTCGATCACGACCTTGCCAACCTGGTGACGGGATACGAGGAAGATTCCAAGCCGACCTCCGGCTTCCAGCGCGTCATCCAGCGTGCGGTGATCCATGTCCAGTCGTCCGGCCGCGAGGAAGTGACCGGGGCCAACGTGCTCGTGGCGATCTTCGCCGAGCGCGAGAGCCATGCCGCCTATTTCCTGCAGGAGCAGGAGATGACGCGCTACGACGCGGTCAACTTCATCTCGCACGGCATCGGCAAGCGTCCCGGCTCCACCGAGGAGCGCAAGGTGCGCGGCGCCGAGGACGGCGAGAACGAACCGAAGCAGGCCCGCAACGGCAACGAACAGGAAGAGGCGGCCAAGAAGCAGGACGCCCTGACCGCCTATTGCGTCAATCTCAACGAGAAGGCGAGGGGCGGCAAGATCGACCCGCTCATCGGCCGTCATGCCGAAGTGAACCGGACGATCCAGGTCCTCTGCCGCCGTTCCAAGAACAATCCGCTCTATGTGGGCGATCCGGGCGTCGGCAAGACGGCCATTGCCGAAGGCCTTGCCAAGCGCATCGTCGAAGGCAAGGTGCCGGAAGCGCTGGCCGATGCCACGATCTTCTCGCTCGACATGGGCACGCTGCTTGCCGGCACGCGCTATCGCGGCGATTTCGAGGAACGCCTGAAGCAGGTCGTCAAGGAGCTGGAAGATTATCCGGGCGCCGTGCTGTTCATCGACGAGATCCACACGGTCATCGGCGCCGGCGCCACCTCCGGCGGCGCGATGGATGCATCGAACCTCTTGAAGCCGGCGCTTTCCTCCGGCGCGATCCGCTGCATTGGCTCGACGACCTACAAGGAATACCGCCAGTTCTTCGAGAAGGACCGGGCACTCGTGCGCCGCTTCCAGAAGATCGACGTGAACGAGCCGACCATCGACGACACGATCGAGATCATGAAGGGCCTGAAGCCCTATTTCGAGGAATACCACAAGCTGCGGTACTCCAACGAGGCGATCAAGTCGGCCGTCGAACTGTCGGCGCGCTACATCAACGACCGCAAGCTGCCGGACAAGGCGATCGACGTGATCGACGAGACCGGTGCGGCCCAGATGCTGCTGCCGGCCGGCAAGCGCCGCAAGCTGATCACCGAGAAGGAGATCGAGGCGACGGTCGCCACCATGGCCCGCATTCCGCCGAAGACGGTTTCCAAGGACGACGAGCAGGTGCTTTCCAACCTTGAGAAGGAACTGCGCTCGGTCGTCTACGGCCAGGACCTCGCGATCGAAGCCCTGGCATCGGCGATCAAGCTTGCCCGGGCGGGCCTGCGCGAACCGAACAAGCCGATCGGCAGCTACCTGTTCTCCGGCCCGACTGGCGTCGGCAAGACGGAAGTCGCCAAGCAGCTTGCGAGCTCCCTCGGCGTAGAACTGCTGCGCTTCGACATGTCGGAATACATGGAGCGGCACACGGTCTCGCGTCTGCTCGGTGCACCTCCCGGCTATGTCGGCTTCGACCAGGGCGGCCTGCTGACCGACGGTGTCGACCAGCATCCGCATTGCGTGCTGCTGCTCGACGAAATCGAGAAGGCCCATCCGGACCTCTACAACATCCTGTTGCAGGTCATGGACCACGGCTCGCTGACCGACCATAACGGCAAGAAGATCGACTTCCGCAACGTCATCCTGATCATGACGACCAATGCGGGCGCGTCCGACATGGCCAAGGCCGCCATCGGCTTCGGCTCGTCCAAGCGCGAGGGCGAGGACATGGAGGCGATCAACCGCCTGTTCACGCCGGAATTCCGCAACCGTCTCGATGCGATTATCCCGTTCGGCTCGCTGCCGACGCCGGTCATCCATCAGGTCGTGCAGAAGTTCGTCATGCAGCTCGAAACCCAGCTTGCCGAGCGCAACGTCACCTTCGACCTTCAGCAGGACGCAATCGCCTGGCTGGCGGAGAAGGGCTACGACGAGAAGATGGGTGCCCGTCCTCTGGCGCGGGTCATCCAGGAGAACATCAAGAAGAAGCTCGCCGACGAAATCCTCTTCGGCAAGCTCAAGAAGGGCGGCGTCGTGCGCGTCTCCGTCGGCCCGAAGGAAGACGGCTCGAAGGGCCTGATCCTCGACGCCGTGCCGGAAACCGCGCCGATCAAGCCGAAGGCCGAGATCGCCGAACGCCCCGCCAAGCAGGCAAAGCCGCGCAAGGCCAAGGAAACCGTCGCCGCCGAGGCAGCGCCGGCAAAGGCCAAGTCGTCGAAGAAGGCGGCGGAAGCCAAGACCGAGGAGCCGAAGGACGAGCCGACGCGCAAGTCCGGCACGGTTCCGAAGGTGCCGCGCAAGAAATAA
- the clpS gene encoding ATP-dependent Clp protease adapter ClpS, with protein sequence MDVRRVRMQDGDEGGDTPGRSTSVITRTKPKTKKPSLYRVLLLNDDYTPMEFVIHILERFFQKDREAATRIMLHVHNHGVGECGVFTYEVAETKVTQVMDFSRQHQHPLQCVMEKK encoded by the coding sequence ATGGATGTGAGACGGGTCCGGATGCAGGACGGTGACGAGGGCGGCGACACTCCCGGTCGCAGCACCTCCGTCATTACCCGCACGAAGCCCAAGACCAAGAAGCCGAGCCTCTATCGCGTCCTGCTTCTCAATGACGATTATACTCCCATGGAGTTCGTGATTCACATTCTGGAACGTTTCTTCCAGAAGGACCGTGAAGCGGCCACGCGGATCATGCTGCATGTGCACAATCATGGCGTAGGCGAGTGTGGCGTGTTCACCTACGAGGTTGCCGAAACCAAAGTGACACAGGTGATGGATTTCTCCCGCCAGCACCAGCACCCGCTGCAATGTGTCATGGAAAAGAAATGA
- a CDS encoding phasin family protein, whose translation MFNFDEANKKGKEAVDTLVKSYTTAAQGWQAIASETTDYSKKSFENGLAHFEKLSSVKSVEAALELQTAFVKSSYEGFVAEATKLTEMYADLAKGAYKPYEAPVAKATSAAKAAVAA comes from the coding sequence ATGTTCAATTTCGATGAAGCAAACAAGAAGGGCAAGGAAGCCGTGGACACGCTCGTCAAGAGCTACACGACGGCCGCCCAGGGCTGGCAGGCAATCGCCAGCGAGACGACCGACTACTCGAAGAAGTCCTTCGAAAACGGTCTTGCCCACTTCGAAAAGCTCTCGAGCGTCAAGAGCGTCGAAGCTGCCCTCGAGCTGCAGACGGCATTCGTGAAGTCCTCCTACGAAGGCTTCGTCGCCGAAGCCACGAAGCTTACGGAAATGTATGCCGACCTCGCCAAGGGCGCCTACAAGCCCTACGAAGCACCGGTCGCCAAGGCCACCTCTGCCGCCAAGGCTGCCGTCGCGGCCTGA
- a CDS encoding DUF3126 family protein, translating to MKPEEIRKLEAYFKRNLNKEIVIKARPRKDESAEVYLADEFLGVIFRDDEDGELSYNFSMAILDIDL from the coding sequence GTGAAGCCGGAAGAAATCAGGAAGCTCGAGGCCTACTTCAAGCGCAATCTCAACAAGGAGATCGTCATCAAGGCCCGCCCGCGCAAGGATGAATCGGCGGAAGTCTATCTCGCAGACGAGTTCCTGGGCGTGATCTTCCGCGACGACGAGGACGGCGAGCTGTCCTACAATTTCTCCATGGCGATCCTCGACATCGATCTCTGA
- the cysE gene encoding serine O-acetyltransferase, whose amino-acid sequence MVATNELRADDKLKAMDPIWDSLREEARVAAQVEPLLAAFLYSTVLNHRSLEESVIHRVCERLDHPDLQANLLHQIFDEMLEDWPEWGSILRVDIQAVYDRDPACLRFLDAVLYFKGFHAIQTHRLAHWLHGKGRRDLSLYVQSRSSSVFQTDINPAAHIGKGFFLDHATGLVVGETAVIGDNVSILHNVTLGGTGKEGGDRHPKIGDGVMIGAGAKILGNIHIGHCSRIAAGSVVLKPVPPKSTVAGVPARVVGEAGCNEPSRAMDQLLAAFDYDL is encoded by the coding sequence ATGGTCGCGACGAACGAACTGCGGGCCGACGACAAGCTCAAGGCCATGGATCCGATCTGGGACAGCCTGCGCGAGGAAGCGCGCGTTGCCGCGCAGGTCGAGCCGCTGCTGGCAGCCTTCCTCTATTCGACGGTGCTGAACCACCGCTCGCTGGAGGAAAGCGTGATCCATCGTGTCTGCGAGCGCCTCGACCATCCGGACCTGCAGGCAAACCTGCTGCACCAGATCTTCGACGAGATGCTGGAGGACTGGCCGGAATGGGGGAGCATCCTGCGCGTCGACATCCAGGCCGTCTACGACCGCGACCCGGCATGCCTGCGGTTCCTCGATGCCGTGCTCTACTTCAAGGGTTTTCACGCCATCCAGACCCATCGCCTGGCGCACTGGCTGCACGGCAAGGGCCGGCGCGACCTGTCGCTCTACGTGCAGAGCCGGTCCTCCAGTGTCTTCCAGACCGACATCAACCCGGCCGCGCATATCGGCAAGGGTTTCTTCCTCGACCATGCGACGGGCCTGGTCGTCGGCGAGACGGCGGTCATCGGCGACAATGTGTCGATCCTCCACAACGTCACGCTCGGCGGCACCGGCAAGGAGGGCGGCGACCGCCATCCGAAGATCGGCGACGGCGTGATGATCGGCGCCGGCGCGAAAATCCTCGGCAACATCCATATCGGCCATTGCTCGCGCATCGCGGCAGGCTCGGTGGTGCTGAAGCCCGTGCCGCCGAAATCGACGGTCGCCGGCGTGCCGGCGAGGGTCGTTGGCGAGGCCGGCTGCAACGAGCCGTCGCGCGCCATGGACCAGCTGCTGGCCGCCTTCGACTACGATCTCTAG
- a CDS encoding alpha/beta fold hydrolase, whose translation MNLDNPPFSRFTHDGLELAFFDEGEPSGDPVLLIHGFASSASVNWVFPGWLKTLGDAGYRVIALDNRGHGASAKPHDPALYTPPLMAGDAAALLDHLAIPEAHVFGYSMGARITAFMALAHPHRVRSVVFGGLGIGMVEGVGDWDPIADALLAPSLDVVSHERGRMFRAFADQTKSDRQALAACIMTSRDLLTEADMARIDVPALIGVGTKDDIAGAPQPLADLMPDARALDIPGRDHMLAVGDKVFKRAVLEFYAQIGGR comes from the coding sequence ATGAACCTCGACAACCCACCCTTTTCCCGCTTTACCCATGACGGCCTGGAGCTTGCCTTCTTCGACGAGGGCGAGCCGTCCGGGGATCCGGTGCTGCTGATCCACGGCTTTGCCTCCAGCGCCAGTGTCAACTGGGTGTTTCCCGGTTGGCTGAAGACGCTGGGCGACGCCGGCTACCGGGTCATCGCGCTGGACAACCGAGGCCATGGCGCCAGCGCCAAGCCGCACGATCCGGCGCTCTACACTCCGCCGCTGATGGCGGGCGACGCGGCGGCGCTGCTCGATCACCTCGCCATTCCCGAGGCGCATGTCTTCGGCTATTCCATGGGCGCGCGCATCACGGCCTTCATGGCGCTCGCCCATCCGCACCGTGTGCGCTCGGTCGTCTTCGGCGGCCTCGGCATCGGCATGGTCGAGGGTGTCGGCGACTGGGATCCGATCGCCGACGCGCTGCTGGCGCCTTCGCTGGACGTGGTGAGCCACGAGCGCGGCCGCATGTTCCGCGCCTTCGCCGACCAGACGAAATCCGACCGGCAGGCGCTTGCCGCCTGCATCATGACCTCGCGCGATCTCCTGACCGAAGCGGACATGGCGCGCATCGACGTGCCCGCGCTGATCGGCGTCGGCACGAAGGACGATATCGCCGGCGCGCCGCAGCCGCTCGCCGACCTCATGCCCGACGCCCGCGCCCTCGACATTCCCGGCCGCGACCATATGCTGGCGGTCGGCGACAAGGTGTTCAAGCGCGCCGTGCTGGAATTCTATGCGCAGATCGGCGGCCGCTGA
- a CDS encoding zinc-finger domain-containing protein, which produces MAGHSIPHFQNDGGHRTIEIGVKEFMCVGASVPYDHPHVFLDMGDDNEKVCPYCSTLFRFNPALKATQTDPVGCTFTNQVAA; this is translated from the coding sequence ATGGCTGGGCACAGCATTCCCCATTTCCAGAACGACGGCGGCCATCGCACGATCGAGATCGGCGTGAAGGAATTCATGTGCGTCGGCGCGTCCGTGCCCTACGACCATCCGCACGTCTTCCTCGACATGGGCGACGACAACGAGAAGGTCTGCCCCTACTGCTCGACCCTCTTTCGCTTCAACCCGGCCCTGAAGGCCACCCAGACCGATCCGGTCGGCTGCACCTTCACCAACCAGGTCGCGGCGTAA
- a CDS encoding FAD-dependent monooxygenase produces MSSVRSTTIVGAGIAGLTAALALARKGIASHILEQAPALEEVGAGLQLSPNASRILAELGLLDALSARWTEPDHILLASGLSLAPLASVPAGQAARSRWGAPYGVLHRASLQAVLLDAVRAEPLCTLTMGERIESADAARAAAPADVLIAADGVWSRLRQAVPGALPARYSGNVAWRFLVPYAAAPRFLDPRAVTAFLGPRAHLVAYPLAETQAFNIVAIHAQPKAPPEGWLRKGDIAARESLVAAFAGWNTEIRRLLSEAREPLIWPLFGCPDGAWTDGKTVLIGDAAHAMTPFAAQGAAMAIEDAALLARVLGQASDTGEALRDFEKTRRARVARVRSRGAFNRFAYHARGPVALARNLVLSMRKPESLAADFDWLYGYRTPD; encoded by the coding sequence ATGTCGTCCGTAAGATCCACGACCATCGTCGGCGCCGGCATTGCCGGCCTGACGGCGGCGCTGGCGCTCGCCCGCAAGGGCATCGCCTCGCACATCCTGGAACAGGCGCCCGCCCTCGAAGAGGTCGGCGCTGGCCTGCAGCTTTCCCCAAACGCCTCGCGCATCCTCGCCGAACTCGGCCTTCTCGATGCGCTCAGCGCCCGGTGGACGGAGCCGGACCATATTCTCCTGGCTTCGGGACTATCGCTGGCGCCCCTCGCCTCCGTTCCCGCCGGCCAGGCCGCCCGCAGTCGGTGGGGTGCTCCCTACGGCGTGCTGCACCGCGCCTCGCTGCAAGCCGTGCTTCTCGATGCCGTTCGCGCAGAACCGCTGTGCACACTCACGATGGGCGAGCGAATCGAAAGCGCCGACGCGGCCCGTGCTGCCGCTCCTGCGGACGTCCTGATCGCCGCCGATGGTGTCTGGTCGCGGCTCAGGCAGGCGGTGCCCGGCGCCCTGCCCGCGCGCTACTCCGGCAATGTCGCCTGGCGTTTCCTCGTGCCCTATGCCGCCGCGCCGCGCTTCCTCGATCCGCGTGCCGTCACCGCCTTTCTGGGACCGCGCGCCCATCTCGTCGCCTATCCGCTCGCGGAAACGCAGGCCTTCAACATCGTCGCGATCCATGCCCAGCCGAAGGCGCCGCCCGAGGGCTGGCTGCGCAAGGGCGACATCGCGGCCCGCGAAAGCCTGGTCGCCGCCTTTGCCGGGTGGAACACGGAAATCCGCCGCCTCCTCTCGGAGGCGCGCGAACCGCTGATCTGGCCGCTTTTCGGCTGCCCGGATGGCGCATGGACGGATGGAAAGACCGTGCTGATCGGCGACGCCGCCCACGCCATGACGCCCTTCGCCGCACAGGGTGCGGCGATGGCCATCGAGGACGCAGCGCTGCTCGCAAGAGTACTTGGACAGGCATCTGATACCGGAGAGGCCCTGCGGGACTTCGAGAAGACGCGCCGTGCGCGCGTCGCCCGCGTGCGCAGCCGAGGCGCGTTCAACCGCTTCGCCTATCACGCCCGCGGCCCGGTCGCGCTCGCCCGCAATCTCGTGCTGTCCATGCGAAAGCCGGAGAGCCTTGCCGCCGATTTCGACTGGCTCTACGGCTACCGCACGCCGGATTGA
- a CDS encoding IS110 family transposase, translating into MQGKVSSKPNAAPVYVGVDVCKEWLDIHLHPLGRDLRLANGKAGLQALKRLLRGLQPASIVMEATGKFHRLAHRSLHESGFPVAIVDPYRARMFARACGHLAKTDRLDARFLAILSQMQQPAPTAPPDKLLETLGELINARCAAAADLAAHKNRLKATDSAFLRQQLGKLVIALQRHIESLDKEIAQRIAEDPELCRRVEILTSVPGVGAVTAHCLVIGLSELGHCNAKQAAMLAGLAPIANDSGARQGQRSISGGRKTPRNALYMAALSACRYNPDMKTFATRLKDNGKQAKVVLTAVMRKLVVLANTLLTQNRCWTPNPP; encoded by the coding sequence ATGCAAGGCAAGGTATCGTCAAAACCAAACGCGGCACCAGTTTATGTCGGTGTCGATGTCTGTAAAGAGTGGCTCGACATTCATTTGCATCCGCTGGGCCGCGACCTCAGGCTCGCCAATGGCAAGGCCGGGCTGCAAGCGCTGAAGCGGCTACTGCGCGGGCTGCAGCCGGCCTCTATCGTGATGGAGGCGACGGGCAAGTTTCACCGACTGGCCCATCGCAGTCTGCATGAGAGCGGCTTTCCGGTCGCTATCGTCGATCCGTATCGCGCCCGCATGTTCGCCAGAGCCTGCGGCCACTTGGCCAAGACCGATCGGCTGGATGCCCGCTTTCTCGCCATTCTCTCGCAAATGCAGCAGCCAGCGCCCACCGCGCCTCCCGACAAGCTTCTGGAAACACTTGGCGAACTGATCAATGCGCGCTGCGCGGCCGCAGCCGATCTGGCGGCGCACAAGAACCGCCTGAAAGCGACGGATAGTGCTTTCCTGCGCCAGCAGCTCGGCAAGCTGGTCATAGCCTTGCAGCGGCATATCGAAAGCTTGGACAAGGAGATCGCCCAGCGCATCGCCGAGGATCCCGAGCTTTGCCGCAGGGTGGAAATCCTGACCTCCGTTCCCGGCGTCGGCGCCGTCACGGCTCATTGCCTGGTCATCGGCCTGAGCGAGTTGGGGCACTGCAATGCCAAGCAGGCGGCCATGCTGGCCGGCTTGGCGCCGATCGCCAACGACAGTGGCGCGCGCCAGGGGCAGCGCTCGATCAGTGGCGGCCGCAAGACGCCGCGCAACGCCCTCTACATGGCGGCGCTGTCGGCCTGCCGCTACAATCCGGATATGAAAACCTTCGCCACACGGCTGAAGGACAACGGAAAGCAGGCCAAGGTCGTTCTCACCGCCGTCATGCGAAAACTCGTCGTCCTCGCCAACACGCTTCTTACCCAAAATCGATGCTGGACGCCAAATCCACCTTGA